The following proteins are co-located in the Sphingomonas donggukensis genome:
- a CDS encoding DNA polymerase III subunit chi, with protein MQVDFYHLVASPLERVLPRIAEKVVEGGGRLVVVAGDAGQRSVVDRFLWTYTPESFLPHGQAGGEGDAEQPVLIADTATATNAARNVAIVDGVWRDEALTFDRAFHFFDEDSVGAARVAWKALAEREGVERRYWKQDENGRWTQAA; from the coding sequence ATGCAGGTCGATTTCTATCACCTCGTCGCCTCGCCGCTGGAGCGAGTGCTGCCGCGCATCGCCGAGAAGGTGGTGGAGGGCGGCGGGCGGCTGGTGGTCGTGGCGGGCGACGCCGGGCAGCGCAGCGTGGTCGACCGGTTCCTGTGGACCTACACGCCGGAAAGCTTCCTGCCGCACGGTCAGGCGGGCGGCGAGGGCGACGCGGAGCAGCCGGTGTTGATCGCCGACACCGCCACCGCGACCAACGCCGCGCGCAACGTCGCGATCGTCGATGGGGTGTGGCGGGACGAGGCTCTCACGTTCGACCGGGCGTTCCACTTCTTCGACGAGGACAGCGTCGGCGCGGCGCGGGTCGCGTGGAAGGCACTGGCCGAGCGCGAAGGCGTCGAGCGGCGCTACTGGAAGCAGGACGAGAACGGGCGCTGGACACAGGCCGCCTGA
- the ndk gene encoding nucleoside-diphosphate kinase, whose protein sequence is MAANRTFSIIKPDATRRNLTGAVTKMLEDGGLRVVASKRIQMTREQAEGFYAVHKERPFFNDLVDFMISGPVVVQVLEGENAMQRNRDIMGATNPENADAGTIRKEIAESIEANSVHGSDSDENAAIEIAYFFKPEEIVG, encoded by the coding sequence ATGGCCGCGAACCGTACCTTTTCGATCATCAAGCCCGATGCCACCCGCCGCAACCTGACCGGTGCGGTCACCAAGATGCTGGAGGACGGCGGCCTGCGCGTCGTCGCGTCCAAGCGCATCCAGATGACCCGCGAGCAGGCCGAAGGCTTCTACGCGGTCCACAAGGAGCGTCCGTTCTTCAACGACCTGGTCGACTTCATGATCTCCGGCCCGGTCGTCGTGCAGGTGCTGGAGGGCGAGAACGCCATGCAGCGCAACCGCGACATCATGGGCGCGACCAACCCCGAGAATGCCGACGCCGGCACGATCCGCAAGGAAATCGCCGAGTCGATCGAGGCCAATTCGGTCCACGGTTCGGACAGCGACGAGAATGCCGCGATCGAGATCGCGTACTTCTTCAAGCCCGAAGAGATCGTCGGCTGA
- a CDS encoding MmcQ/YjbR family DNA-binding protein — protein sequence MSPDYNADLERLRAIALALPEAAERTSHGSPGFHIEGGKFFAYIWHDHHGDGETAVMVKTSGADEMADLIDRDPALYYKPPYLGPSGWIAIRTDAPGTDWDHIADRVAQSWEMVAPRRLLEMGGR from the coding sequence ATGAGCCCCGATTACAACGCCGATCTGGAGCGCCTGCGCGCGATCGCGCTGGCCTTGCCCGAAGCCGCCGAGCGCACCTCCCACGGCTCGCCCGGTTTCCATATCGAGGGCGGCAAGTTCTTCGCCTACATCTGGCACGACCACCACGGCGACGGCGAAACCGCCGTGATGGTGAAAACCAGCGGCGCGGACGAGATGGCCGACCTGATCGATCGCGACCCCGCGCTTTACTACAAGCCACCCTATCTCGGCCCATCGGGCTGGATCGCGATCCGCACCGATGCGCCCGGCACCGACTGGGATCACATCGCCGACCGCGTCGCGCAAAGCTGGGAAATGGTCGCGCCCCGGCGCCTGCTGGAGATGGGCGGGCGATGA
- the purN gene encoding phosphoribosylglycinamide formyltransferase has protein sequence MKHRVGVLISGRGSNMAALVAAARDPACPYEVAVVASDKADAAGLAHAAANGIPVFVGPPGKIAREASFDAIFRANGVDTIALAGYMRLLSDEFVARWRGSIVNIHPSLLPAYKGLDTHARAIAAGDAHGGCSVHVVTEELDGGAVLGQARVPILPGDTPDALAERVLAAEHLLYPKVLAEFVTR, from the coding sequence ATGAAGCACCGCGTCGGCGTTCTGATCTCGGGCCGCGGATCGAACATGGCGGCGCTGGTCGCCGCGGCACGCGATCCGGCCTGCCCCTATGAAGTCGCGGTCGTCGCTTCGGACAAGGCCGATGCTGCTGGCCTCGCCCATGCCGCCGCCAATGGCATCCCGGTGTTCGTCGGGCCGCCCGGAAAGATTGCGCGAGAGGCATCGTTCGACGCGATATTCCGCGCCAACGGCGTCGATACCATCGCGCTCGCCGGCTATATGCGGCTGCTGTCAGACGAATTCGTCGCGCGCTGGCGGGGGAGCATCGTCAACATCCACCCCTCGCTCCTGCCCGCCTACAAGGGGCTCGACACGCACGCCCGCGCGATCGCAGCGGGCGACGCGCATGGCGGCTGCTCGGTGCATGTCGTGACCGAGGAGCTCGATGGCGGCGCCGTGCTCGGCCAGGCGCGCGTACCGATCCTGCCCGGCGACACGCCCGACGCGCTCGCGGAACGGGTGCTCGCCGCCGAGCATTTGCTCTATCCCAAGGTCCTTGCGGAGTTCGTGACCCGATGA
- a CDS encoding ATP-dependent helicase, whose amino-acid sequence MTAPAPSQDDPPYLRGLNAPQREAVLTTDGPVLVLAGAGTGKTAALTARLAHLLYTRKAYPSEILSVTFTNKAAKEMRHRVGALVGDMVEGMPWLGTFHAIGAKMLRRHAELVGLKSNFTILDTDDQLRLLKSLILAADIDEKRFPARSLAGIIDGWKNKGLTPKDIDAGESELYANGRGQEMYRAYQDRLKALNACDFGDLLLHMLTILRDHRDVLEQYQQRFRYIMVDEYQDTNSVQYLWLRLLAQERRNIACVGDDDQSIYSWRGAKVENILKFERDFPGAKVIRLEQNYRSTPHILGAASGVIANNGGRLGKTLWTDIDVGEKVKVVGVWDGPEEARRVAQEIEDRRRDGTPLDDMAILVRAQHQTREFEDRFIATGIPYRIVGGFRFYERAEIRDALAYLRVVAQPADDLAFERIVNVPKRGLGDKAIARIHQLSRAMGVPMSEAAARILDTDELTGAAKRSLGNLVGDFARWRMKADELPHAELARQLLDESGYTAMLEADRSAEAAGRLENLGELVRAMEEYDSLGAFLEHVSLVMENEGRDTGAKVTIMTIHAAKGLEYDTVFLVGWEEGLFPSQRSLDEGGVASLEEERRLAYVAITRARRRAIILHAANRRIYGQWNSSIPSRFVGELPGEHIDSETTMTGGASLWQANWSERADPFADVARGTGRGPGWQRAAGVSAGVDVKNPGGAYTPRSFSREPSRVKEATRSAVSLGNKGRDDLSRGQRVFHEKFGYGLIAEIEGNKLEIDFETSGRKRVMDSFVSVA is encoded by the coding sequence ATGACCGCGCCTGCCCCCTCGCAAGACGACCCGCCCTATCTCCGCGGCCTGAACGCGCCCCAGCGGGAGGCGGTGCTGACCACCGACGGCCCCGTGCTGGTCCTCGCCGGCGCCGGCACCGGCAAGACCGCGGCGCTCACCGCGCGGCTCGCGCACCTGCTCTACACACGCAAGGCCTACCCATCCGAAATCCTCAGCGTCACCTTCACCAACAAGGCGGCGAAGGAAATGCGCCACCGCGTCGGTGCACTGGTCGGCGACATGGTGGAGGGGATGCCGTGGCTCGGTACCTTCCACGCGATCGGCGCGAAGATGTTGCGTCGCCATGCCGAACTGGTCGGGCTGAAATCGAACTTCACCATTCTCGACACCGACGACCAGCTGCGCCTGCTCAAAAGCCTGATCCTCGCCGCCGATATCGACGAGAAGCGGTTTCCCGCGCGCAGCCTCGCCGGAATCATCGACGGGTGGAAGAACAAGGGGCTGACTCCCAAGGACATCGATGCCGGCGAGAGCGAGCTCTACGCCAACGGCCGCGGGCAGGAAATGTACCGCGCCTATCAGGACCGGTTGAAGGCGCTGAACGCCTGCGACTTCGGCGACCTGCTGCTCCACATGCTCACCATCCTGCGCGATCACCGCGACGTGCTGGAGCAGTATCAGCAGCGGTTCCGCTACATCATGGTCGACGAGTATCAGGACACCAACAGCGTCCAGTATCTCTGGCTGCGCCTGCTCGCGCAGGAACGCCGCAACATCGCCTGCGTCGGCGACGACGATCAGTCGATCTATTCGTGGCGCGGCGCCAAGGTAGAGAACATCCTGAAGTTCGAGCGCGACTTTCCGGGCGCAAAGGTCATCCGCCTCGAACAGAATTACCGCTCCACCCCGCATATCCTCGGTGCCGCATCGGGCGTCATCGCCAACAACGGTGGGCGCCTCGGCAAGACACTCTGGACCGACATCGACGTCGGCGAGAAGGTGAAGGTCGTCGGCGTCTGGGACGGGCCGGAGGAAGCCCGCCGCGTCGCGCAGGAGATCGAGGATCGCCGTCGCGACGGCACGCCGCTCGACGACATGGCGATCCTGGTGCGCGCCCAGCACCAGACCCGCGAGTTCGAGGATCGCTTCATCGCGACCGGCATCCCCTACCGCATCGTCGGCGGTTTCCGCTTCTACGAACGCGCCGAAATCCGCGACGCGCTCGCCTATCTTCGCGTGGTCGCGCAGCCCGCCGACGACCTCGCCTTCGAACGCATCGTCAACGTCCCCAAGCGCGGCCTCGGCGACAAGGCGATCGCGCGCATCCACCAGCTGTCGCGCGCGATGGGCGTGCCGATGAGCGAGGCGGCCGCCCGCATCCTCGATACCGACGAGCTGACCGGCGCGGCCAAGCGGTCGCTCGGCAACCTCGTCGGCGACTTCGCGCGCTGGCGGATGAAGGCCGACGAACTGCCCCATGCCGAACTCGCCCGCCAGCTGCTCGACGAAAGCGGCTATACCGCGATGCTCGAGGCCGATCGCTCGGCGGAGGCCGCGGGACGGCTCGAAAACCTCGGCGAACTCGTCCGCGCGATGGAGGAATACGACAGCCTCGGCGCGTTCCTCGAACACGTCAGCCTCGTCATGGAGAACGAGGGCCGCGACACGGGGGCGAAGGTCACCATCATGACCATCCATGCCGCCAAGGGGCTGGAATACGACACCGTGTTCCTGGTCGGATGGGAGGAAGGGCTGTTCCCCTCGCAACGCTCGCTTGACGAAGGCGGCGTCGCGAGTTTGGAGGAGGAGCGCCGCCTCGCTTATGTCGCGATTACCCGCGCCCGCCGACGCGCGATCATCCTCCACGCCGCCAACCGCCGCATCTACGGCCAGTGGAATTCCTCGATCCCGTCGCGCTTCGTCGGCGAATTGCCGGGCGAACATATCGACAGCGAGACCACGATGACCGGCGGCGCCAGCCTGTGGCAGGCCAACTGGAGCGAGCGCGCCGATCCCTTTGCCGATGTCGCGCGAGGCACCGGTCGCGGGCCGGGTTGGCAGCGCGCAGCGGGCGTGAGCGCGGGCGTCGACGTCAAGAACCCGGGCGGCGCCTACACCCCGCGTAGCTTCTCGCGCGAACCCTCGCGCGTGAAGGAAGCGACGCGCAGCGCTGTCAGCCTCGGCAACAAGGGGCGCGACGACCTCTCCCGCGGCCAGCGCGTGTTTCACGAAAAATTCGGCTACGGCCTGATCGCGGAGATCGAGGGCAACAAGCTGGAGATCGACTTCGAAACCTCGGGTCGAAAGCGCGTGATGGACAGTTTCGTCAGCGTGGCGTGA
- a CDS encoding pepsin/retropepsin-like aspartic protease family protein — translation MIVDRRSMLAGAAALAALPTAALRAQTGRIYRNSIALDGTRVWMAAKIGTHGPYFFIVDTGATLSVIDDDLARTLKLDVIRKRALVKGIGGVAEYPLYDARDVTFASGLRIPNMPFNGTKARLGKDAVGSFGSGLFTTYDSDLDFVKGEWRAYPEGRPDFAGLRQLKSRFLGSFTNGDRIFADATLDGFAGEFMLDTGMPGQVRLDGRAAKTSGLWSADRPYAPTEGRGFGPGSVSMRLVRVKDLHLGPMTLHRPIVALEKPGSPLHEGDGIIGLGVLGRLHLTTQVRSRTLWIAPNGLPPRAEVYPMSGLWFDRKGDTITIADVGTGSPAAAAGLMVGDRIGGIAWSDLIRRVNGPAGSEVAFTAERGGQRRDVTLKLVDYL, via the coding sequence ATGATCGTCGATCGCCGCAGCATGCTCGCCGGTGCCGCCGCCCTGGCCGCGCTCCCCACCGCCGCGTTGCGCGCCCAGACCGGGCGAATCTACCGCAATTCGATCGCCCTCGACGGGACGCGGGTGTGGATGGCGGCGAAGATCGGGACGCACGGACCCTATTTCTTCATCGTCGATACCGGCGCGACGCTGAGCGTGATCGACGACGATCTGGCGCGGACGCTGAAACTGGACGTGATCCGGAAGCGGGCGCTGGTGAAGGGCATTGGCGGGGTGGCGGAATATCCGCTCTACGATGCGCGCGACGTCACCTTCGCGAGCGGTCTGCGGATCCCGAACATGCCGTTCAACGGGACGAAGGCGCGGCTCGGCAAGGATGCGGTCGGAAGCTTCGGGTCGGGCCTGTTCACGACCTACGACAGCGATCTCGATTTCGTGAAGGGCGAGTGGCGCGCCTATCCGGAGGGGCGCCCGGACTTTGCCGGCCTGCGCCAGTTGAAATCGCGTTTCCTGGGCAGCTTCACCAACGGCGACCGGATCTTTGCCGACGCGACGCTCGACGGATTTGCCGGCGAATTCATGCTCGACACCGGGATGCCGGGGCAAGTCCGGCTGGATGGACGCGCGGCGAAGACGAGCGGACTGTGGTCGGCGGACCGGCCCTATGCGCCGACGGAGGGCCGCGGTTTCGGCCCCGGATCGGTGTCGATGCGTCTGGTGCGCGTGAAGGATCTGCACCTGGGGCCGATGACGCTGCACCGCCCGATCGTCGCGCTGGAGAAGCCGGGCAGCCCGCTGCACGAGGGCGACGGCATCATCGGGCTGGGCGTGCTCGGTCGGCTGCACCTGACCACGCAGGTGAGAAGCCGCACGCTGTGGATTGCGCCCAACGGCCTGCCGCCCCGCGCCGAGGTCTATCCGATGTCGGGGCTGTGGTTCGACCGCAAAGGCGATACGATCACGATCGCGGATGTCGGCACCGGCAGTCCCGCCGCCGCGGCGGGATTGATGGTCGGGGACCGGATCGGCGGGATCGCATGGAGCGACCTGATCCGCCGCGTCAACGGCCCCGCCGGCAGCGAAGTCGCCTTCACCGCCGAGCGTGGCGGCCAGCGGCGGGACGTCACGCTGAAGCTTGTCGACTATCTTTGA
- a CDS encoding MFS transporter: MSTQTHRRVLLASFVGTGIEFYDFYIYATAASLVFGELFFPAQDPGLAQMAAFATLAVAFFARPVGAAFFGHFGDRIGRKSTLVASLLTMGVSTTLVAFLPTYHDAGWIAPIALCVLRFGQGFGLGGEWGGAALLAVENAPPGWRARFGAAPQMGAPAGFIAANGLFLLLGVLLTPEQFRDWGWRLPFAISALLVAVGLYIRLKLTETPEFAQSLRQAPPPKVPLAELVRSHGGMLVGGPVGAIACFATYYVGTAFLLGYGTKTLGYSMQAFLGVQLGAILFMAVGIYAAAWLADRHFDERRVLAGGCVATIVLGFVIAPLVEHSLFGAFVFLALALLAMGFVYGPLGAWLPGLFPPRVRYTGASMTFNIAGVLGGGLTPLIAQGLALKGGLAPVGLYLSAATAVSLVALLLLKPKPVAPVVLEGV; encoded by the coding sequence ATGAGCACGCAGACGCATCGCCGCGTGCTGCTGGCGAGTTTCGTGGGCACGGGGATCGAGTTCTACGATTTCTACATCTACGCGACCGCGGCGAGCCTGGTGTTCGGGGAGCTGTTCTTTCCCGCGCAGGATCCCGGCCTCGCTCAGATGGCCGCATTCGCGACGCTGGCGGTGGCGTTCTTCGCGCGACCGGTGGGGGCGGCGTTCTTCGGGCATTTCGGCGACCGGATCGGGCGCAAGTCGACGCTGGTCGCGTCGCTGCTGACGATGGGGGTTTCGACGACGCTGGTCGCATTCCTGCCGACCTACCACGACGCCGGATGGATCGCGCCGATCGCGCTGTGCGTGCTGCGGTTCGGGCAGGGCTTCGGCCTGGGCGGCGAATGGGGCGGGGCGGCGTTGCTGGCGGTGGAGAACGCGCCGCCGGGCTGGCGCGCGCGGTTCGGCGCGGCGCCGCAGATGGGGGCGCCCGCGGGCTTCATCGCCGCCAACGGGCTATTCCTGCTGCTGGGCGTGCTGCTGACGCCGGAGCAGTTCCGCGACTGGGGCTGGCGCCTGCCGTTCGCGATCAGCGCGCTGCTGGTGGCGGTGGGCCTGTATATCCGCCTGAAGCTGACCGAGACGCCCGAGTTCGCGCAGTCGCTGCGGCAGGCACCGCCGCCGAAGGTGCCGCTGGCGGAGCTGGTGCGCAGCCACGGCGGGATGCTGGTCGGTGGCCCGGTCGGAGCGATCGCGTGCTTCGCGACCTATTATGTCGGGACGGCGTTCCTGCTGGGGTATGGGACCAAGACGCTCGGCTATTCGATGCAGGCGTTCCTGGGCGTGCAGCTGGGCGCGATCCTGTTCATGGCGGTCGGCATCTATGCCGCGGCATGGCTGGCCGACCGGCATTTCGACGAGCGGCGGGTGCTGGCGGGCGGGTGTGTCGCGACGATCGTGCTGGGGTTCGTGATTGCGCCGCTGGTCGAGCATTCGCTGTTCGGCGCGTTCGTTTTCCTGGCGCTGGCGCTGCTGGCGATGGGGTTCGTCTATGGCCCGCTCGGCGCGTGGTTGCCGGGGCTGTTCCCGCCGCGGGTGCGCTACACGGGCGCGTCGATGACCTTCAACATCGCCGGGGTGCTGGGCGGCGGGCTGACCCCGCTGATCGCGCAGGGGCTGGCACTGAAGGGCGGGCTGGCGCCGGTCGGCCTGTACCTGAGCGCGGCGACGGCGGTGAGCCTGGTCGCGCTGTTGCTGCTGAAACCGAAGCCGGTCGCGCCGGTGGTCCTCGAGGGAGTCTGA
- a CDS encoding amidohydrolase, giving the protein MILPLLLAAASPVAPPAYETAIRADYAKDLGKLWDWFHRNPELSFKETATAARMAKELRAAGATVTERVGGTGVVAVMRNGAGPTVLLRADMDGLPLKEASGLPNMSVARQVGVDGVEQPVMHACGHDTHITAMVATARRLAAMKDRWKGTVVMIVQPAEERVGGAAAMLKDGLYTRFPKPDYALAFHVNAQQPTGTVSASEGIQYSSSDAVDIVVPGIGAHGASPDAGKDPVYMASQLVIALQGLISREKSPLAPGVITVGSFHAGTKHNIISDRAALQVTVRANDEKTRAELLAGIKRVAEGVGRLNGMPADKLPVVTVSEGTPTTINDAALARRLNATMTTVLGAPAVLPFEQNGMGAEDFAYLVQPELKVPGYYFSVGGTPKAALDAAARGGPAVPTHHSPLFKIDPEAAVVTGATAMTAAVLDLLG; this is encoded by the coding sequence ATGATCCTGCCGCTGTTGCTCGCCGCTGCGTCGCCGGTCGCGCCGCCCGCCTATGAAACCGCGATCCGGGCGGATTACGCGAAGGATCTGGGTAAGCTGTGGGACTGGTTCCACCGTAACCCGGAGCTGTCGTTCAAGGAAACCGCCACCGCCGCCCGCATGGCGAAGGAATTGCGCGCGGCGGGGGCGACCGTGACCGAGCGGGTCGGCGGCACCGGGGTCGTCGCGGTCATGCGCAACGGCGCCGGGCCGACCGTGCTGCTGCGCGCCGACATGGACGGTCTGCCGTTGAAGGAAGCATCGGGGTTGCCCAACATGTCGGTCGCGCGGCAGGTCGGCGTGGACGGCGTCGAGCAGCCGGTGATGCACGCCTGCGGCCACGACACCCACATCACCGCGATGGTCGCGACCGCGCGGCGGCTGGCGGCGATGAAGGACCGGTGGAAGGGCACGGTCGTGATGATCGTCCAGCCCGCCGAGGAGCGGGTCGGCGGCGCGGCGGCGATGCTGAAGGACGGGCTCTATACGCGCTTTCCGAAGCCCGACTATGCGCTCGCCTTCCACGTCAACGCGCAGCAGCCGACGGGAACGGTTTCGGCATCGGAGGGCATTCAATATTCGTCGTCGGACGCGGTCGATATCGTCGTGCCCGGTATCGGCGCGCACGGGGCGTCGCCGGACGCCGGCAAGGACCCCGTCTATATGGCGAGCCAGCTCGTCATCGCGCTGCAAGGCCTGATCTCCCGCGAGAAATCGCCGCTTGCGCCGGGCGTCATCACGGTGGGGTCGTTCCATGCCGGGACGAAGCACAACATCATCTCGGATCGCGCCGCGTTGCAGGTGACGGTGCGCGCCAATGACGAAAAGACCCGCGCCGAACTGCTTGCCGGGATCAAGCGGGTCGCCGAGGGTGTGGGGCGGCTGAACGGGATGCCCGCCGACAAGCTGCCGGTCGTGACGGTGAGCGAAGGCACGCCGACGACGATCAACGACGCCGCGCTCGCCCGCCGGCTGAACGCGACGATGACGACGGTATTGGGCGCGCCGGCGGTGCTGCCGTTCGAGCAGAACGGGATGGGGGCGGAGGACTTCGCGTATCTGGTCCAGCCCGAGCTGAAGGTGCCGGGCTATTATTTCTCGGTCGGGGGCACGCCCAAGGCTGCGCTGGATGCGGCGGCGCGGGGCGGGCCGGCGGTGCCGACACATCACTCGCCGCTGTTCAAGATCGATCCGGAGGCGGCGGTGGTGACGGGGGCCACGGCGATGACCGCGGCGGTGCTGGATTTGCTGGGGTAG
- the rsmD gene encoding 16S rRNA (guanine(966)-N(2))-methyltransferase RsmD, producing the protein MRIIAGQWRGRAIVAPPGDATRPTADRTREALFSMLVSRLGSFDGLAVADLFAGSGALGLEALSRGAATCLFVEQDRPAIDALKANIATLGAKGADVRATSVLALGPAQKPLDLVMLDPPYASGAGNVALDKLARLGWIGPATWVSVETMKGEAVEVAGFAVDAERVYGKAMLTLLRLA; encoded by the coding sequence ATGCGCATCATCGCCGGTCAGTGGCGCGGTCGCGCCATCGTCGCGCCGCCGGGCGACGCCACCCGCCCGACCGCCGACCGCACGCGCGAGGCGCTGTTCTCGATGCTGGTCAGCCGCCTCGGCAGCTTCGACGGGCTGGCGGTCGCCGATCTGTTCGCGGGCTCGGGCGCGCTGGGGCTGGAGGCGCTGTCGCGCGGCGCCGCGACCTGCCTGTTCGTCGAACAGGATCGCCCCGCGATCGACGCGCTCAAGGCCAATATCGCGACGCTCGGCGCCAAGGGGGCGGATGTGCGCGCGACGTCGGTGTTGGCGCTCGGCCCGGCGCAAAAGCCGCTCGACCTGGTGATGCTCGACCCGCCCTATGCCAGCGGCGCCGGCAACGTCGCCCTCGACAAGCTCGCCCGCCTCGGCTGGATCGGCCCGGCGACCTGGGTCAGCGTAGAAACGATGAAGGGCGAGGCGGTCGAGGTGGCGGGCTTCGCGGTCGATGCGGAACGCGTGTACGGGAAAGCGATGCTGACGTTGTTGAGGCTAGCGTAA
- a CDS encoding pseudouridine synthase codes for MHRTGSKEPARPPEQQRIAKLLARAGVASRREIERMIAEGRVALNGVTLDTPATILTSLTGVTVDGVAVRAAEAARLFLFHKPSGLLTAANDPAGRPTIYDRLPPDLPRLMPVGRLDLATEGLLLMTTDGELKRQLELPATGVERAYRARAYGAVTQAQLEDLMDGVEVEGVRYGPIDANLERRTGANVWIEMVLTEGKNREVRRVLEHLGLRVSRLIRTRYGPFILGDMPVGAIGEVRSHDLDAFRARLKGNKAKATDDARANPIAVSVGAKPRRSAVPAPNPDVPAAPRRPATEPEGTRRLRPPVPRKREVREELDTRPQRPSRARPDGTAWTERPPAPRDRAAPPADAGGRSGRTDRAQRSERPARPSRDSQAAYAARPSTAPRGERPVAARPPRSAHAPRPDADAREDITTRPRRARAGPVTARSDTDTTPTPRPKRGAGWAKARPKPGAKPGKPRRPRS; via the coding sequence GTGCACCGAACCGGATCAAAAGAGCCCGCGCGCCCGCCCGAGCAGCAGCGTATCGCCAAATTGCTGGCGCGCGCCGGCGTAGCGTCGCGGCGCGAGATCGAACGGATGATCGCCGAGGGGCGGGTCGCGCTGAACGGCGTGACGCTCGACACGCCGGCGACGATCCTGACGTCGCTGACGGGCGTCACCGTCGATGGCGTCGCGGTGCGCGCGGCGGAGGCGGCGCGGCTGTTCCTGTTCCACAAGCCCTCGGGCCTTCTCACCGCGGCCAACGACCCCGCCGGGCGCCCGACCATCTATGATCGCCTGCCCCCCGACCTGCCGCGGCTGATGCCGGTCGGGCGCCTCGATCTCGCGACCGAGGGGCTGTTGCTGATGACCACCGACGGCGAACTGAAGCGCCAGCTCGAACTGCCCGCGACCGGCGTCGAGCGCGCCTACCGCGCCCGTGCCTATGGCGCGGTCACCCAGGCCCAGCTCGAGGATCTGATGGACGGTGTCGAGGTGGAGGGCGTGCGCTACGGCCCGATCGACGCCAACCTCGAACGCCGCACCGGCGCCAACGTCTGGATCGAGATGGTGTTGACGGAGGGCAAGAACCGCGAAGTCCGCCGCGTGCTGGAACACCTTGGTCTTCGCGTCAGCCGGCTCATCCGCACCCGCTACGGCCCATTCATCCTTGGCGACATGCCGGTCGGTGCGATCGGAGAAGTCCGCAGCCACGATCTCGACGCCTTCCGCGCGAGACTGAAGGGCAACAAGGCCAAGGCGACCGACGATGCCCGCGCCAACCCGATCGCGGTCAGCGTAGGCGCGAAGCCGCGCCGCTCCGCTGTGCCCGCGCCGAACCCCGACGTGCCCGCCGCGCCGCGCCGCCCGGCGACCGAGCCCGAGGGTACGCGCCGTCTCCGCCCGCCCGTGCCGCGCAAGCGCGAGGTGCGCGAGGAACTCGATACCCGCCCGCAGCGCCCGAGCCGCGCCCGGCCCGACGGCACTGCCTGGACCGAGCGTCCGCCCGCCCCCCGCGACCGCGCCGCGCCGCCGGCCGATGCCGGGGGGCGTTCTGGCCGCACCGACCGCGCCCAGCGCTCCGAACGCCCGGCACGTCCCTCCCGCGACAGCCAGGCCGCCTATGCGGCTCGCCCATCGACAGCGCCACGCGGCGAACGCCCGGTCGCCGCCCGCCCGCCCCGCTCGGCGCACGCCCCGCGACCGGACGCCGACGCGCGCGAGGACATCACTACCCGTCCCCGCCGCGCGCGCGCCGGCCCGGTGACGGCCCGCTCCGACACCGACACCACACCCACCCCGCGGCCCAAGCGCGGCGCCGGCTGGGCGAAGGCCAGGCCGAAGCCCGGCGCGAAGCCCGGCAAGCCGAGGCGCCCGCGCTCGTGA
- a CDS encoding response regulator encodes MLFGKKERRISRVLVVEDEPLVAFDTEHFLGSEGFEIVGTFDTVADALVTIESAEDIHLVLVDVNLSDGSGVEVARAAHLRGIKVVFVTGQCPGEAQSLAAGCLGKPYPQRDLLAAIAALEKVMDGKVPKRLPPSFTLFLQPA; translated from the coding sequence ATGTTGTTCGGTAAGAAGGAGCGCCGCATCAGCCGCGTCCTCGTCGTCGAGGACGAGCCGCTGGTCGCGTTCGATACCGAACACTTCCTGGGCAGCGAAGGCTTCGAGATCGTCGGCACGTTCGACACCGTCGCCGACGCGCTGGTGACGATCGAAAGCGCCGAAGACATCCACTTGGTGCTGGTCGACGTCAACCTGTCGGACGGCAGCGGGGTCGAGGTAGCGCGCGCCGCGCATCTCCGCGGGATCAAGGTCGTGTTCGTGACCGGCCAATGCCCCGGTGAAGCGCAGTCGCTGGCGGCGGGCTGCCTTGGCAAGCCCTATCCGCAGCGCGACCTGCTCGCGGCGATTGCGGCGCTGGAGAAAGTGATGGACGGCAAGGTGCCCAAGCGCCTGCCGCCGAGCTTCACCTTGTTCCTGCAACCGGCCTGA